From the Daucus carota subsp. sativus chromosome 8, DH1 v3.0, whole genome shotgun sequence genome, one window contains:
- the LOC108197574 gene encoding prefoldin subunit 2 codes for MAGKAEEPVNEQAVATIYGNMRADINQVYSKITELEMEVSEHSLVINAIKPLDQSRRCYRMIGGVLVERTIKEVLPAVQHNKEGLEMVIARLNEALEKKKKEMADFEAKYKIRIKKGDEVKDDASKKEGSAQGVLVGPAGATEPN; via the coding sequence ATGGCTGGTAAAGCTGAGGAACCAGTTAATGAGCAAGCAGTTGCCACCATATATGGAAACATGAGGGCTGACATTAACCAAGTTTACTCAAAAATTACGGAACTAGAGATGGAGGTCAGTGAGCACTCACTGGTAATCAATGCCATAAAGCCTCTAGATCAGTCTCGTCGGTGTTACCGCATGATTGGTGGTGTGCTGGTTGAGAGAACCATAAAAGAGGTTTTGCCAGCTGTCCAACACAATAAGGAGGGGCTTGAGATGGTGATTGCTCGACTTAATGAGGCattggaaaagaaaaagaaggaaaTGGCCGACTTTGAAGCTAAATACAAAATCAGGATCAAGAAAGGCGATGAAGTGAAGGACGATGCCAGCAAGAAGGAAGGCTCAGCACAAGGGGTACTTGTTGGTCCAGCAGGGGCTACTGAACCAAACTAG